A single genomic interval of Syntrophaceae bacterium harbors:
- a CDS encoding HNH endonuclease, which produces MSPPRQAAGALLCPVCGRPIADGPSADRHHWLPRSRGGRDSEAIHVVCHRKIHSVFTPKELAAEYGTPEAVRAHPEIAKFIRWVRRKPPDFIDSHARPKK; this is translated from the coding sequence GTGAGTCCCCCGCGGCAGGCCGCGGGAGCTCTCCTGTGCCCCGTGTGCGGCAGGCCCATCGCCGACGGCCCCAGCGCCGACCGCCATCACTGGCTGCCCCGGTCCCGGGGAGGCCGGGACTCCGAGGCCATCCACGTCGTCTGCCACCGCAAGATCCACAGCGTCTTCACACCGAAGGAACTGGCGGCGGAGTACGGCACGCCAGAGGCCGTTCGCGCCCACCCCGAGATCGCCAAGTTCATCCGGTGGGTCCGCCGCAAGCCCCCCGACTTCATCGACAGTCACGCAAGGCCGAAAAAATAG
- a CDS encoding HEAT repeat domain-containing protein — MTLRKLVIPLLCVLLVFSFISAVADVARDGATDLAVARDRTRAVDDRLDALRTVGRSGDERHADPMLRMLRDAGEDRRVRAGAVVALTEMNRARPDILEAYEEVFRDRKTDENLRYAILLSLGTLKAAESQMLIAEALSGGDDRIRFKAAQALGMIGSEEAVHLLVSRLDVEQDRMVRAQIVRAVGRSAGASAEGVLARVLRTDPQPLVRYNAALSLAALPSLGEEGMQALRAALHDSSPMVRRIAQEAAR, encoded by the coding sequence ATGACTCTTCGAAAGCTCGTCATCCCCCTGCTGTGCGTTCTGCTCGTCTTTTCCTTCATCTCTGCGGTTGCCGATGTCGCGAGGGACGGCGCCACCGACCTCGCCGTGGCCCGGGATCGAACACGCGCTGTTGACGATCGCCTCGACGCACTCCGCACCGTGGGCCGATCCGGAGACGAAAGACATGCGGATCCCATGCTTCGCATGCTCCGGGATGCGGGCGAGGACCGAAGGGTAAGGGCCGGGGCGGTCGTGGCTCTGACGGAGATGAACCGTGCGAGGCCGGACATCCTCGAAGCCTATGAAGAGGTGTTCCGGGACCGCAAGACCGATGAGAACCTCCGCTACGCCATCCTCCTTTCCCTGGGCACGCTGAAAGCGGCGGAATCGCAGATGCTCATCGCGGAGGCCCTCTCCGGCGGAGACGACAGGATCCGTTTCAAGGCCGCCCAGGCCCTGGGCATGATCGGCAGCGAGGAGGCCGTCCATCTCCTGGTTTCCCGCCTTGACGTCGAGCAGGACCGGATGGTCCGCGCTCAGATCGTCCGTGCCGTCGGCCGCAGCGCCGGCGCCTCTGCGGAGGGTGTTCTGGCACGGGTGCTCAGGACCGACCCGCAGCCGCTGGTGCGCTACAACGCAGCCCTTTCCCTGGCCGCGCTGCCGTCCCTGGGCGAGGAGGGTATGCAGGCGCTCAGGGCCGCACTCCATGATTCCTCGCCCATGGTGAGAAGGATTGCGCAGGAGGCGGCCCGATGA